In Lolium rigidum isolate FL_2022 unplaced genomic scaffold, APGP_CSIRO_Lrig_0.1 contig_48997_1, whole genome shotgun sequence, a single window of DNA contains:
- the LOC124681614 gene encoding uncharacterized protein LOC124681614 isoform X1, with protein MSSVTTYAESVASCHAPTPIRSPSPAAVVLAAALPDARPHPVRRQLDFPSGGGDGNMDDDEDDDDFLFRAAEEMERSLHERRATQDLPPPPPPAVGLAPPTFPEKECICRRGPCDVEWKEPGGWTYVCSATPKCRHVSNCEQSDANPNSQPALWSHPETNYPLVFNTQGNRMANATTQVNVSLQGTGATTPVTVSPQGAGAATPVNFSPQGAGATTPLTVSPQGAGAATPVNFSPQGAKSSGVPTCKCTAGKCRKEKDKGVSYYVCHIEKGHGACSHRVPVNVAAEELPLTGYNNPRKAGRVVCNTVTKEANGHNLVMMGGHNGTKPSNPDEPPEHDDDWPFDIVEGDVVPTDCLSPAHPSPIAAVSQGSPSMLQQTVGMVELQTPTKSPMPPKYTVSPTTPRSNNCYRCGEEGHFMVNCPKNSTCYNCHVVGHWVKDCPGLPAERS; from the exons ATGAGCAGCGTCACCACCTACGCCGAGAGCGTCGCTTCCTGCCACGCTCCAACTCCCATCCGCTCCCCATCTCCGGCAGCGGTTgtgctggcggcggcgctcccaGATGCGCGCCCCCACCCCGTGAGGCGGCAGCTCGATTtccccagcggcggcggcgacggcaacatggatgacgacgaagacgacgacgacttccTTTTCCGCGCCGCAGAGGAGATGGAGCGGAGCCTTCATGAGCGCCGCGCCACGCAggacctgccgccgccgccgccgccggcggttgGGCTCGCGCCTCCAACTTTCCCTGAGAAGGAGTGCATTTGCCGGCGCGGGCCGTGTGACGTGGAGTGGAAGGAGCCCGGAGGCTGGACATACGTCTGCTCGGCAACGCCG AAGTGCCGCCATGTTTCTAACTGTGAGCAATCTGATGCCAATCCAAATTCACAACCTGCCCTTTGGAGCCATCCTGAAACGAACTATCCTCTTGTATTTAATACTCAAGGCAATCGTATGGCCAATGCTACAACTCAAGTTAATGTTAGTCTCCAAGGTACTGGTGCTACAACTCCAGTTACTGTTAGTCCCCAAGGTGCTGGCGCTGCAACTCCAGTTAATTTTAGTCCCCAAGGTGCTGGTGCTACAACTCCACTTACTGTTAGTCCCCAAGGTGCTGGCGCTGCAACTCCAGTTAATTTTAGTCCCCAAGGTGCTAAATCCAGTGGTGTACCAACCTGCAAGTGTACTGCTGGGAAATGCAGAAAAGAGAAAGACAAAGGGGTGTCATACTATGTGTGTCATATAGAGAAG GGGCATGGAGCATGCTCTCACCGTGTGCCAGTCAACGTTGCTGCTGAAGAACTGCCACTAACTGGATACAACAATCCAAGGAAGGCTGGACGTGTGGTGTGCAATACAGTTACGAAGGAAGCTAATGGGCACAATCTTGTTATGATGGGAGGCCACAATGGAACTAAACCGTCCAACCCTGATGAACCCCCTGAACATGACGATGATTGGCCGTTTGACATTGTTGAGGGTGATGTTGTACCCACAGACTGCTTGTCTCCTGCTCACCCTTCACCAATTGCTGCGGTCTCTCAGGGATCTCCAAGTATGCTGCAGCAAACAGTTGGTATGGTGGAACTGCAAACACCAACGAAGTCACCAATGCCACCTAAGTATACAGTCAGCCCCACGACTCCCCGCTCAAATAATTGTTACCGGTGCGGTGAGGAAGGACATTTCATGGTGAACTGCCCTAAGAACAGTACTTGTTACAACTGTCATGTGGTTGGGCACTGGGTGAAGGATTGCCCTGGACTGCCAGCTGAAAGATCGTAA
- the LOC124681614 gene encoding uncharacterized protein LOC124681614 isoform X2, protein MSSVTTYAESVASCHAPTPIRSPSPAAVVLAAALPDARPHPVRRQLDFPSGGGDGNMDDDEDDDDFLFRAAEEMERSLHERRATQDLPPPPPPAVGLAPPTFPEKECICRRGPCDVEWKEPGGWTYVCSATPKCRHVSNCEQSDANPNSQPALWSHPETNYPLVFNTQGNRMANATTQVNVSLQGAGATTPLTVSPQGAGAATPVNFSPQGAKSSGVPTCKCTAGKCRKEKDKGVSYYVCHIEKGHGACSHRVPVNVAAEELPLTGYNNPRKAGRVVCNTVTKEANGHNLVMMGGHNGTKPSNPDEPPEHDDDWPFDIVEGDVVPTDCLSPAHPSPIAAVSQGSPSMLQQTVGMVELQTPTKSPMPPKYTVSPTTPRSNNCYRCGEEGHFMVNCPKNSTCYNCHVVGHWVKDCPGLPAERS, encoded by the exons ATGAGCAGCGTCACCACCTACGCCGAGAGCGTCGCTTCCTGCCACGCTCCAACTCCCATCCGCTCCCCATCTCCGGCAGCGGTTgtgctggcggcggcgctcccaGATGCGCGCCCCCACCCCGTGAGGCGGCAGCTCGATTtccccagcggcggcggcgacggcaacatggatgacgacgaagacgacgacgacttccTTTTCCGCGCCGCAGAGGAGATGGAGCGGAGCCTTCATGAGCGCCGCGCCACGCAggacctgccgccgccgccgccgccggcggttgGGCTCGCGCCTCCAACTTTCCCTGAGAAGGAGTGCATTTGCCGGCGCGGGCCGTGTGACGTGGAGTGGAAGGAGCCCGGAGGCTGGACATACGTCTGCTCGGCAACGCCG AAGTGCCGCCATGTTTCTAACTGTGAGCAATCTGATGCCAATCCAAATTCACAACCTGCCCTTTGGAGCCATCCTGAAACGAACTATCCTCTTGTATTTAATACTCAAGGCAATCGTATGGCCAATGCTACAACTCAAGTTAATGTTAGTCTCCAAG GTGCTGGTGCTACAACTCCACTTACTGTTAGTCCCCAAGGTGCTGGCGCTGCAACTCCAGTTAATTTTAGTCCCCAAGGTGCTAAATCCAGTGGTGTACCAACCTGCAAGTGTACTGCTGGGAAATGCAGAAAAGAGAAAGACAAAGGGGTGTCATACTATGTGTGTCATATAGAGAAG GGGCATGGAGCATGCTCTCACCGTGTGCCAGTCAACGTTGCTGCTGAAGAACTGCCACTAACTGGATACAACAATCCAAGGAAGGCTGGACGTGTGGTGTGCAATACAGTTACGAAGGAAGCTAATGGGCACAATCTTGTTATGATGGGAGGCCACAATGGAACTAAACCGTCCAACCCTGATGAACCCCCTGAACATGACGATGATTGGCCGTTTGACATTGTTGAGGGTGATGTTGTACCCACAGACTGCTTGTCTCCTGCTCACCCTTCACCAATTGCTGCGGTCTCTCAGGGATCTCCAAGTATGCTGCAGCAAACAGTTGGTATGGTGGAACTGCAAACACCAACGAAGTCACCAATGCCACCTAAGTATACAGTCAGCCCCACGACTCCCCGCTCAAATAATTGTTACCGGTGCGGTGAGGAAGGACATTTCATGGTGAACTGCCCTAAGAACAGTACTTGTTACAACTGTCATGTGGTTGGGCACTGGGTGAAGGATTGCCCTGGACTGCCAGCTGAAAGATCGTAA